One window of the Anopheles cruzii chromosome 2, idAnoCruzAS_RS32_06, whole genome shotgun sequence genome contains the following:
- the LOC128278988 gene encoding homeotic protein distal-less — protein sequence MDAPDAPHTPKYIDGGATATAPGKSAFVELQQHGYGGIRSGYQHFGAQGGQDSGFPSPRGALGYPFPPMHQNSYSGYHLGSYAPPCASPPKDDFLLDKLEDTGLRVNGKGKKMRKPRTIYSSLQLQQLNRRFQRTQYLALPERAELAASLGLTQTQAWI from the exons ATGGACGCGCCGGATGCGCCCCACACGCCCAAGTACATCGATGGCGGGGCGACGGCCACCGCGCCCGGCAAGTCGGCGTTCGTCGAGCTCCAGCAGCACGG GTACGGTGGCATCCGGAGTGGCTATCAGCACTTTGGCGCCCAGGGCGGCCAGGATTCGGGCTTCCCGAGTCCGCGCGGTGCCCTCGGGTATCCCTTTCCCCCGATGCACCAGAACTCCTACTCTGGGTATCATTTAGGCAGTTACGCACCACCCTGCGCTAGTCCACCAAAAGATG ATTTCCTGCTAGATAAATTAGAAGACACCGGTCTGCGGGTCAACGGGAAGGGCAAGAAGATGCGCAAGCCGCGCACCATCTACAGCTccctgcagctgcagcagcttaACCGAAGATTTCAACGCACCCAGTACCTGGCGCTACCGGAGCGGGCCGAGCTCGCCGCCAGCCTCGGGCTGACGCAAACACAG GCTTGGATCTAG